One segment of Aggregicoccus sp. 17bor-14 DNA contains the following:
- a CDS encoding HAMP domain-containing sensor histidine kinase gives MPEGLRNIRLPHTPRVGARGAYAFALAAPLCALAGQLLLGPAVYTVPFTLFFLAVAAASWVGGLRPGLVAMVLSAALGDYFFLTPVTSFGLTLRALLPLGLFLTVSTLLCLLNASLRGRDRERDALLAQARAAVVLRDEFLQVAAHELRTPLTALRLQLRSLARGMEEDAHGAGRVAAAERSALRLQALVESLLDVARLESGRLELAASRLELGPLLKDVLARLEPLFTEAGSSVRLSLPAEPLEGVWDAARVEQVLVNLLANAAKYGAGRPVHVGVRREGLRALVTVRDEGPGISPEVLPRLFGRFERGVPVRHYGGLGLGLHISRQLVEAMGGSLEAHSVPGQGATFTVALPLEPLAATGSHSVLAGG, from the coding sequence GTGCCTGAGGGCCTGCGCAACATCCGCCTGCCGCACACCCCGCGCGTGGGAGCGCGGGGCGCCTACGCCTTCGCCCTCGCCGCGCCGCTCTGCGCGCTGGCCGGGCAGCTGCTGCTGGGCCCCGCCGTGTACACGGTCCCCTTCACCCTCTTCTTCCTCGCGGTGGCGGCGGCCTCGTGGGTGGGCGGCTTGCGGCCGGGGCTGGTCGCCATGGTGCTCAGCGCCGCGCTGGGCGACTACTTCTTCCTCACGCCCGTCACCTCCTTCGGGCTCACCCTGCGGGCGCTGCTGCCGCTGGGGCTCTTCCTCACGGTGTCCACCCTGCTGTGCCTGCTCAACGCGAGCCTGCGCGGGCGCGACCGCGAGCGCGACGCGCTGCTCGCCCAGGCGCGCGCCGCGGTGGTGCTGCGCGACGAGTTCCTCCAGGTGGCGGCGCACGAGCTGCGCACCCCGCTCACCGCGCTGCGCCTGCAGCTGCGCAGCCTCGCGCGCGGGATGGAGGAGGACGCGCACGGCGCGGGGCGGGTGGCGGCCGCCGAGCGCTCCGCGCTGCGGCTGCAGGCGCTGGTGGAGAGCCTGCTGGACGTGGCGCGCCTGGAGTCCGGGCGCCTGGAGCTCGCCGCGAGCCGGCTGGAGCTGGGGCCCCTGCTGAAGGACGTGCTCGCGCGGCTCGAGCCCCTGTTCACCGAGGCGGGCAGCAGCGTGCGGCTCTCGCTGCCCGCGGAGCCGCTCGAGGGGGTGTGGGACGCGGCGCGCGTGGAGCAGGTGCTGGTGAACCTGCTCGCCAACGCGGCGAAGTACGGCGCGGGCCGCCCGGTGCACGTGGGCGTGCGGCGCGAGGGCCTGCGGGCGCTGGTGACGGTGCGCGACGAGGGGCCGGGCATCTCGCCCGAGGTGCTGCCGCGCCTCTTCGGCCGCTTCGAGCGCGGGGTGCCGGTGCGCCACTACGGGGGCCTGGGCCTCGGGCTCCACATCAGCCGCCAGCTGGTGGAGGCCATGGGCGGCAGCCTCGAGGCGCACAGCGTCCCCGGACAGGGCGCCACCTTCACCGTGGCGCTGCCGCTCGAGCCGCTCGCGGCCACCGGCTCGCACAGCGTGCTCGCCGGCGGCTAG
- a CDS encoding ATP-binding protein: MPNTLSRLWPDLTLPGDAANAAPLPRARILVVDDVPSNLLAMQAVLEPLGQELVLAHSGAEALKHLLQGDFALIVMDVQMPGLDGLETAALIRSRERTRHIPIIFVTALSREAAHVMKGYRQGAVDYLLKPVDPEILRSKVQVFVDLFQRGRALERQAAELAERRRHEAELTRAAELEQQLVAIVGHDIRNPLSAILATAKTQLGAAPLAPAQQKAFERVERCGERIEQIVALLLDFTRARIGGGLPVVRSEGDLRELVQRVMDEFHASHPARALVAELPAAPLRGAWDFDRLAQVLANLVDNALKYSPADGAVRVRLEPGVGGTALLEVHNGGDPIAPALLPQLFEPFRLGEQTEATVKKSLGLGLYIAKEIVRAHAGSLQVRSSAQEGTTFRVCLPCAELPASEASPCAGTGSADPGLPLSA; this comes from the coding sequence GTGCCCAACACGCTCTCCCGCCTGTGGCCGGACCTGACGCTGCCGGGCGACGCGGCGAACGCCGCCCCGCTGCCGCGCGCGCGCATCCTGGTGGTGGACGACGTGCCGAGCAACCTGCTGGCGATGCAGGCGGTGCTCGAGCCGCTGGGCCAGGAGCTGGTGCTCGCGCACTCGGGCGCCGAGGCGCTGAAGCACCTGCTGCAGGGCGACTTCGCGCTCATCGTGATGGACGTGCAGATGCCGGGGCTGGACGGCCTGGAGACGGCCGCGCTCATCCGCTCGCGCGAGCGCACGCGCCACATCCCCATCATCTTCGTCACCGCGCTCAGCCGCGAGGCGGCGCACGTGATGAAGGGCTACCGCCAGGGCGCGGTGGACTACCTGCTCAAGCCGGTGGACCCGGAGATCCTGCGCTCCAAGGTGCAGGTGTTCGTGGACCTGTTCCAGCGCGGGCGCGCGCTCGAGCGCCAGGCGGCGGAGCTCGCCGAGCGGCGCCGCCACGAGGCGGAGCTCACGCGCGCGGCCGAGCTGGAGCAGCAGCTGGTGGCGATCGTGGGGCACGACATCCGCAACCCCCTCTCCGCCATCCTCGCCACCGCGAAGACGCAGCTGGGCGCGGCGCCGCTCGCCCCTGCGCAGCAGAAGGCCTTCGAGCGGGTGGAGCGCTGCGGCGAGCGCATCGAGCAGATCGTCGCGCTGCTGCTGGACTTCACCCGCGCGCGCATCGGCGGCGGGCTGCCGGTGGTGCGCAGCGAGGGCGACCTGCGCGAGCTGGTGCAGCGGGTGATGGACGAGTTCCACGCCTCGCACCCGGCGCGCGCGCTGGTGGCGGAGCTGCCGGCGGCGCCCCTGCGGGGCGCGTGGGACTTCGACCGGCTCGCCCAGGTGCTCGCGAACCTGGTGGACAACGCGCTCAAGTACAGCCCTGCGGACGGCGCCGTGCGGGTGCGGCTGGAGCCCGGGGTGGGCGGCACCGCGCTGCTCGAGGTGCACAACGGCGGAGACCCCATCGCGCCCGCGCTGCTGCCGCAGCTCTTCGAGCCCTTCCGGCTCGGCGAGCAGACGGAGGCCACGGTGAAGAAGAGCCTGGGGCTCGGGCTCTACATCGCGAAGGAGATCGTGCGCGCGCACGCGGGCAGCCTGCAGGTGCGCTCCAGCGCGCAGGAGGGCACCACCTTCCGCGTGTGCCTTCCCTGCGCCGAGCTCCCGGCGAGCGAGGCGAGCCCCTGCGCGGGCACTGGCAGCGCGGACCCGGGCCTGCCGCTCTCGGCCTGA
- a CDS encoding TIGR02996 domain-containing protein, with product MSLLPLPPPLLSAVLAAPGEDAPRLACAAWLEAHAGAAGRARAEFIRVQLALAGGAGRLGVRERRALEAREARLLHAHEEAWLEDVPEPLRSAGFRRGFVDFVLASGRALLAHAEALFARHPVRRLQLAEMTPALAVELAALPFLARLTHLELSDWMGTYHNRIGPEGAAALAASPHIGGLRSLELDGNRVGPEGARALAESPALGRLEALRLRANRLGPAGLRALVQSRPLRRLKRLWVGDNGLGADGVAALSGAGRPLPLCDLEVGDNALPVEAVRALVESPALPRLRLFWSSGNALGPAGARALAASPQLGRLRELGLARCELGPEGARALLRWGRLEQLRYLFLGENAMGPAGARALAESRHLLRLRALNLQGNALGPAGAHALAAAAPEVLGGLLRLDLSSNALGPAGLRALLVSPAVRRVSELDLSNNALGEEGALLLARWPRLARVARLFVEENHFGAAGEQLLARALQPAAPRGHLHAVE from the coding sequence GTGAGCCTGCTCCCCCTGCCTCCGCCGCTGCTCTCGGCCGTGCTCGCCGCCCCGGGCGAGGATGCGCCGCGGCTCGCCTGCGCCGCGTGGCTCGAGGCGCACGCGGGGGCGGCGGGGCGCGCGCGCGCGGAGTTCATCCGGGTGCAGCTCGCGCTCGCAGGGGGCGCGGGGCGGCTGGGCGTGCGCGAGCGGCGGGCGCTGGAGGCGCGCGAGGCGCGGCTGCTGCACGCGCACGAGGAGGCGTGGCTCGAGGACGTGCCCGAGCCCCTGCGCTCGGCGGGCTTTCGCCGCGGCTTCGTGGACTTCGTGCTGGCGAGCGGCCGCGCGCTGCTCGCGCACGCGGAGGCGCTGTTCGCGCGCCACCCGGTGCGCCGGCTGCAGCTCGCGGAGATGACGCCCGCGCTCGCGGTGGAGCTCGCCGCCCTGCCCTTCCTCGCGCGCCTCACCCACCTGGAGCTGAGCGACTGGATGGGCACCTACCACAACCGCATCGGGCCGGAGGGCGCGGCGGCGCTCGCGGCGAGCCCGCACATCGGGGGGCTGCGCTCGCTCGAGCTGGACGGCAACCGGGTGGGGCCCGAGGGGGCGCGCGCGCTCGCCGAGAGCCCGGCGCTCGGGCGGCTGGAGGCGCTGCGCCTGCGCGCGAACCGCCTGGGGCCCGCGGGGCTGCGCGCGCTGGTGCAGAGCCGCCCGCTGCGCCGGCTGAAGCGGCTGTGGGTGGGGGACAACGGGCTGGGGGCGGACGGGGTGGCGGCGCTCTCGGGGGCGGGGCGCCCGCTGCCCCTGTGCGACCTCGAGGTGGGCGACAACGCGCTGCCGGTGGAGGCGGTGCGCGCGCTGGTGGAGAGCCCCGCGCTGCCGCGGCTGCGCCTCTTCTGGAGCAGCGGCAACGCGCTGGGCCCGGCGGGGGCGCGCGCGCTCGCGGCGAGCCCGCAGCTGGGACGGCTGCGGGAGCTGGGCCTCGCGCGCTGCGAGCTGGGCCCCGAGGGGGCGCGGGCGCTCTTGCGCTGGGGGCGGCTCGAGCAGCTGCGCTACCTCTTCCTCGGGGAGAACGCGATGGGGCCTGCGGGCGCGCGCGCGCTCGCCGAGAGCCGGCACCTGCTGCGGCTGCGCGCGCTCAACCTGCAGGGCAACGCGCTGGGCCCGGCCGGGGCGCACGCGCTCGCGGCCGCCGCGCCCGAGGTGCTGGGGGGCCTCCTGCGCCTGGACCTCTCCAGCAACGCGCTGGGCCCCGCGGGGCTGCGCGCGCTGCTCGTGAGCCCTGCCGTGCGGCGGGTGAGCGAGCTGGACCTGAGCAACAACGCGCTCGGCGAGGAGGGCGCCCTGCTGCTCGCCCGCTGGCCGAGGCTCGCGCGCGTCGCCCGGCTCTTCGTGGAGGAGAACCACTTCGGGGCGGCGGGCGAGCAGCTGCTCGCGCGCGCCCTGCAGCCCGCCGCGCCCCGCGGCCACCTGCACGCGGTGGAGTAG
- a CDS encoding M18 family aminopeptidase codes for MTSSSSAPAAPGAPASVADDLLRYIDASPTPYHAVNETVRRLELQGYRHLDEREPWQLRAGDKVYVVRGGTSVVAFHLGRSPLTRAGFRLVGSHTDSPNLRVKPQPHHARAGVHQLGVEVYGGVLWHTWLDRDLSLAGRVLTLRAGVQAGHLVDFGRKSLLRIPNLAIHLNRQVNTEGLKLNPQEHLVPLFALEAGGPVDLRALLAEQLSASHGAVAGPYAAADVVGWDLCLYDVQPSTRSGLRGEFLHAPRLDNLASCHAALTALLSVQGTPEATCGVVLYDHEEVGSTSAQGAASPFLRHLLERLVMAHGDGQPDAFHRVVRRSWMVSADMAHALHPNYADRHEPRHAPILGKGPVLKSNVNQSYATDGEGWALWEGLCREAGVVPQHFVTRTDLPCGSTIGPLTAGELGMPTVDVGGPMLSMHSIREMAAASDVEAMVAVLRQLFR; via the coding sequence ATGACTTCCTCGTCTTCTGCCCCGGCTGCTCCGGGCGCTCCGGCCTCCGTCGCCGACGATCTCCTCCGGTATATCGACGCCTCGCCCACGCCGTACCACGCGGTGAACGAGACTGTCCGGCGCCTGGAGCTGCAGGGCTACCGCCACCTCGACGAGCGTGAACCTTGGCAGCTGCGCGCAGGAGACAAGGTGTACGTGGTGCGCGGCGGCACCAGCGTGGTCGCATTCCACCTGGGCCGTTCTCCGCTCACCCGGGCGGGCTTCCGCCTGGTGGGCAGTCACACCGATAGCCCGAACCTGCGCGTGAAGCCGCAGCCGCACCACGCCCGCGCCGGCGTGCACCAGCTGGGCGTGGAGGTCTACGGCGGCGTGCTCTGGCACACCTGGCTGGACCGCGACCTGAGCCTCGCGGGCCGCGTGCTCACGCTGCGCGCCGGCGTGCAGGCGGGCCACCTGGTGGACTTCGGCCGCAAGAGCCTGCTGCGCATCCCCAACCTCGCCATCCACCTCAACCGCCAGGTGAACACCGAGGGCCTCAAGCTCAACCCCCAGGAGCACCTGGTGCCCCTCTTCGCGCTCGAGGCCGGCGGCCCCGTGGACCTGCGCGCGCTGCTCGCCGAGCAGCTGAGCGCGAGCCACGGCGCCGTCGCAGGCCCCTACGCCGCGGCCGACGTGGTGGGTTGGGACCTGTGCCTCTACGACGTGCAGCCCAGCACCCGCTCGGGGCTGCGCGGCGAGTTCCTCCACGCCCCGCGCCTGGACAACCTCGCCAGCTGCCACGCCGCCCTCACCGCGCTGCTCTCCGTGCAGGGCACGCCCGAGGCCACCTGCGGCGTGGTGCTCTACGACCACGAGGAGGTGGGCAGCACCAGCGCGCAGGGCGCCGCGAGCCCCTTCCTGCGCCACCTGCTCGAGCGCCTGGTGATGGCGCACGGCGACGGCCAGCCGGACGCCTTCCACCGCGTGGTGCGCCGCAGCTGGATGGTGAGCGCGGACATGGCGCACGCGCTGCACCCCAACTACGCGGACCGCCACGAGCCGCGCCACGCGCCGATTCTCGGCAAGGGCCCGGTGCTCAAGAGCAACGTGAACCAGAGCTACGCCACGGACGGCGAGGGCTGGGCCCTGTGGGAGGGGCTGTGCCGCGAGGCGGGCGTCGTCCCGCAGCACTTCGTCACCCGCACGGACCTGCCCTGCGGCTCCACCATCGGTCCGCTCACCGCCGGCGAGCTGGGCATGCCCACCGTGGACGTGGGCGGCCCCATGCTCAGCATGCACTCCATCCGCGAGATGGCCGCCGCCTCCGACGTGGAGGCCATGGTGGCCGTGCTGCGCCAGCTCTTCCGGTGA
- a CDS encoding response regulator transcription factor, whose amino-acid sequence MTDAPSQNTLVAPRNEGAGLRVALLEDEPLFRDMLADVLASEGIEVLTRDAQVEPFLYAVDRAPPDVAIVDLRLERDGDVEAGLAAVRALHARHPAVRLLVLSGVHGPGLEARCLAAGASAYLCKLEVGRDALLQVVRALARGEQQLPPSFGELRQAHAAERARAHPLPHLTPRELEVLRHVALGMDNLKISAHLGITERTVKAHIGALYAKLGVENRAEMALRGAELGLQRGGTQ is encoded by the coding sequence ATGACCGACGCGCCTTCACAGAACACCCTCGTCGCACCCCGGAACGAGGGGGCCGGCCTGCGCGTGGCCCTGCTCGAGGACGAGCCCCTCTTTCGCGACATGCTCGCGGACGTGCTCGCGAGCGAGGGCATCGAGGTGCTCACCCGCGACGCGCAGGTGGAGCCCTTCCTCTACGCCGTGGACCGCGCCCCGCCGGACGTGGCCATCGTGGACCTGCGGCTCGAGCGCGACGGGGATGTAGAGGCGGGACTCGCCGCCGTGCGCGCCCTGCACGCGCGCCACCCCGCGGTGCGCCTGCTGGTGCTCTCCGGCGTGCACGGCCCCGGCCTCGAGGCGCGCTGCCTCGCCGCCGGCGCCTCCGCGTACCTGTGCAAGCTGGAGGTGGGGCGCGACGCGCTCCTGCAGGTGGTGCGCGCGCTCGCCCGCGGCGAGCAGCAGCTGCCGCCGAGCTTCGGCGAGCTGCGCCAGGCGCACGCCGCCGAGCGTGCCCGCGCGCATCCGCTGCCGCACCTCACCCCGCGCGAGCTGGAGGTGCTGCGCCACGTGGCGCTGGGCATGGACAACCTGAAGATCTCCGCGCACCTCGGCATCACCGAGCGCACGGTGAAGGCCCACATCGGCGCGCTCTACGCGAAGCTGGGCGTGGAGAACCGCGCCGAGATGGCCCTGCGCGGCGCCGAGCTCGGCCTGCAGCGCGGCGGCACGCAGTAG
- a CDS encoding superoxide dismutase: MNRRDALTTLAAVPAALALSPGFASAQDGGTPAAPHEAAPPAPGAHAVRPLPLDPAKLKGLSEKLIRSHHENNYGGAVKNLNKVEAELARVNKDTPGYLVGGLKERELLFGNSMVLHELYFGNLGGSGKASGSIERALAKQYGSFARWEEHFRATGASLGGGSGWTVLDLDFQTGALGTHWSGNHTQAPAFAQPLLVMDMYEHSYALDYGAAAAKYIDAFFQNLQWDEVNRRYESGQRALAALQAPAGGR, from the coding sequence ATGAACCGCCGCGATGCACTGACCACCCTGGCCGCCGTCCCTGCCGCCCTCGCCCTCTCCCCGGGCTTCGCCTCCGCGCAGGACGGCGGGACTCCGGCAGCCCCGCACGAAGCGGCGCCTCCCGCCCCTGGCGCCCACGCGGTGCGTCCCCTGCCCTTGGATCCCGCGAAGCTCAAGGGGCTCTCCGAGAAGCTCATCCGGAGCCACCACGAGAACAACTACGGCGGCGCGGTGAAGAACCTCAACAAGGTGGAGGCGGAGCTCGCGCGCGTGAACAAGGACACGCCGGGCTACCTCGTGGGCGGACTCAAGGAGCGCGAGCTGCTCTTCGGCAACTCGATGGTGCTGCACGAGCTGTACTTCGGGAACCTCGGCGGCAGCGGCAAGGCGAGCGGGAGCATCGAGCGGGCGCTCGCGAAGCAGTACGGAAGCTTCGCGCGCTGGGAGGAGCACTTCCGCGCGACGGGCGCGAGCCTCGGTGGCGGCAGCGGCTGGACGGTGCTGGACCTCGACTTCCAGACGGGCGCGCTCGGCACCCACTGGAGCGGCAACCACACCCAGGCGCCGGCCTTCGCGCAGCCCCTGCTGGTGATGGACATGTACGAGCACTCGTACGCGCTCGACTACGGGGCGGCGGCGGCGAAGTACATCGACGCGTTCTTCCAGAACCTCCAGTGGGACGAGGTGAACCGCCGCTACGAGTCCGGCCAGCGCGCGCTCGCCGCGCTCCAGGCCCCCGCAGGCGGGCGCTGA